A single window of Longimicrobium sp. DNA harbors:
- a CDS encoding FkbM family methyltransferase has translation MTPIETAEGHAYRRRSPLEVVGAVVARLVPESGPRRWLRGAYHALLGGGRGVESVLPGGERVRVLPEYRFVSWNHVEYAAFRAAAAPGGVALDVGANAGAYALLFGQWVRPGGRVFAFEPSPEAFEGLRRHVELNGLADVVAPVRAAVSDMAGTAALIGAGHHGTSRLAAAGEAGTQTVETVTIDAFCAAHGITPTLIKIDVEGFELEALRGARQTIARAGAGLALFVEMHPTVWRERGLSADEVRAELRLQGLRAEPLRDVDDPWALEGECLRLVRA, from the coding sequence ATGACGCCGATCGAGACCGCCGAGGGACACGCGTACCGCCGGCGCTCGCCGCTGGAAGTGGTGGGTGCGGTCGTGGCGCGCCTGGTTCCCGAGAGTGGTCCCCGGCGCTGGCTGCGCGGCGCGTACCACGCCCTGCTGGGCGGCGGACGCGGCGTGGAATCGGTGCTCCCCGGCGGGGAACGGGTGCGCGTGCTTCCCGAGTACCGGTTCGTCAGCTGGAACCACGTGGAGTACGCCGCCTTTCGCGCCGCCGCCGCGCCGGGCGGGGTGGCGCTGGACGTGGGCGCCAACGCCGGCGCCTATGCGCTGCTCTTCGGGCAGTGGGTGCGGCCCGGCGGACGGGTGTTCGCCTTCGAGCCGTCGCCCGAGGCGTTCGAGGGGCTGCGCCGGCACGTGGAGCTGAACGGGCTGGCCGACGTGGTGGCGCCGGTGCGCGCCGCCGTGTCGGACATGGCGGGAACGGCGGCCCTGATCGGCGCGGGGCACCATGGGACGAGCCGGCTGGCCGCCGCGGGCGAGGCGGGGACCCAAACGGTGGAGACGGTGACGATCGACGCGTTCTGCGCCGCGCATGGCATCACCCCCACGCTGATCAAGATCGACGTGGAGGGCTTCGAGCTGGAGGCGCTGCGCGGCGCGCGCCAGACCATCGCCCGGGCAGGCGCGGGGCTGGCGCTGTTCGTGGAGATGCACCCCACCGTCTGGCGCGAGCGCGGCCTGTCCGCCGACGAGGTGAGGGCCGAACTCCGCCTGCAGGGGCTGCGGGCGGAGCCGCTGCGCGACGTGGACGATCCCTGGGCGCTGGAGGGCGAGTGCCTGCGCCTGGTGCGGGCGTGA
- a CDS encoding glycosyltransferase family 4 protein — translation MRILFANDGIGDAGGVQAYLAAVMPGLEARGHDVAFLHQDRPRPDAPSPAPAGAPHFGIEERGMDAALADALAWAPDVAFVHNMRPLEVDWRLADSVPVVKFMHGYFGTCVSGQKAHLWPRPQTCGKPLGPGCLAIYGPRRCGRLRLGYVARQYRWANEQNELFSEYAAVVTASRHMRDEYVRNGAPAERVHALPLFPTLGGYSVDPPEGFRVAFLGRMTPVKGGDLLIRAAAQAKEQTGAAIALTMAGDGPRRAEWARLAASLGVDADFPGWVGEADKAELLRSASLLAVPSVWPEPFGLVGLEAGVFGVPSIAFDVGGIGEWLSDGVNGILVSGDPPTADSLAAGLVSAVRHPGALRGMRAGARLAAERMSLIRHLDSVERVLAEAAGQGVFASLPPGT, via the coding sequence GTGCGCATCCTTTTCGCGAACGACGGCATCGGCGACGCGGGCGGCGTTCAGGCCTACCTCGCGGCCGTGATGCCGGGGCTGGAGGCCCGCGGGCACGACGTCGCGTTCCTTCACCAGGATCGCCCCCGCCCCGACGCGCCATCGCCCGCACCGGCCGGGGCACCTCACTTCGGCATCGAGGAGCGGGGGATGGACGCCGCCCTGGCCGACGCGCTGGCGTGGGCGCCGGACGTGGCGTTCGTCCACAACATGCGCCCGCTGGAGGTGGACTGGCGGCTGGCGGATTCGGTGCCCGTCGTCAAGTTCATGCACGGCTACTTCGGCACCTGCGTCAGCGGGCAGAAGGCGCACCTGTGGCCGCGTCCGCAGACCTGCGGAAAGCCGCTGGGGCCCGGCTGCCTGGCCATCTACGGCCCCCGCCGCTGCGGCCGGCTGCGCCTGGGCTACGTGGCGCGCCAGTACCGCTGGGCCAACGAGCAGAACGAGCTCTTCAGCGAGTACGCCGCGGTGGTGACCGCCAGCCGCCACATGCGCGACGAATACGTGCGGAACGGCGCTCCCGCCGAGCGCGTGCACGCCCTTCCGCTCTTTCCCACGCTGGGGGGCTACTCGGTGGACCCGCCGGAGGGGTTTCGCGTTGCGTTCCTCGGGCGAATGACGCCGGTGAAGGGCGGCGACCTGCTCATCCGCGCCGCGGCGCAGGCGAAGGAGCAGACGGGAGCCGCCATCGCCCTGACGATGGCGGGCGACGGCCCGCGGCGCGCGGAGTGGGCGCGACTGGCCGCCTCGCTGGGCGTGGACGCCGACTTTCCGGGCTGGGTGGGAGAGGCGGACAAGGCGGAGCTGCTGCGGTCCGCGTCGCTGCTGGCCGTCCCCAGCGTCTGGCCGGAGCCGTTCGGGCTGGTGGGGCTGGAGGCCGGGGTGTTCGGCGTGCCCTCGATCGCCTTCGACGTGGGCGGGATCGGCGAGTGGCTATCCGATGGCGTGAACGGAATCCTGGTCTCCGGCGATCCACCCACGGCCGATTCCTTGGCTGCGGGGCTGGTGAGCGCGGTTCGCCACCCGGGCGCGTTACGAGGCATGCGTGCCGGCGCGCGCCTGGCCGCGGAACGCATGTCGCTCATCCGCCACCTGGACTCCGTGGAGCGCGTGCTGGCCGAGGCCGCCGGCCAGGGCGTGTTCGCCAGCCTGCCTCCCGGCACCTGA
- a CDS encoding glycosyltransferase family 4 protein: protein MTEKPAWHLLTGEYPPDRGGIGDYTRLLARALADHGRQVHVWTPSAASAASAASAASDSEADGVAVHAMGGVGGDALRRLGEALDRHPAPRRLLVQYAPQAWGMRGMNLPFTRWLLARRRAGDDVRVMFHEPYFPFGWQRPQRNLLAAINRLMARTLLRASTRAYVSTRVWEPLLAALAPPGLTFTVLPIPSTIPVVDDPERVARIRQEVGAGRPIVAHFGTYGDQIGPALTRALQALIGYRPDARILLLGNRGPDFAARLRAIDERFRDNVVAPGYQSPDDVSVHLQAAGVAIQPYPDGADTRRTTLMACLANGVPTVTTRGPGCGSIIFSLAVSHAAPGDAEAQGERAASLLTSAHLLLESGDLDELRANVRAFYQREFGIGRTVERLLADEDGGAA, encoded by the coding sequence GTGACTGAAAAGCCAGCCTGGCACCTGCTCACGGGCGAGTATCCGCCGGACCGAGGCGGCATCGGCGACTACACGCGCCTGCTTGCGCGGGCGCTGGCGGACCACGGGCGCCAGGTGCACGTGTGGACGCCATCCGCCGCATCCGCCGCATCCGCCGCATCCGCCGCGTCCGACAGCGAGGCCGACGGTGTCGCGGTGCACGCGATGGGCGGGGTGGGGGGGGACGCACTTCGGCGGCTGGGCGAGGCGCTGGACCGGCATCCCGCTCCCCGGCGGCTGTTGGTGCAGTACGCCCCGCAGGCGTGGGGGATGCGCGGAATGAACCTGCCGTTCACACGGTGGCTGCTCGCGCGCCGCCGCGCGGGCGACGACGTGCGGGTGATGTTTCACGAGCCGTACTTCCCCTTCGGCTGGCAGCGGCCGCAGCGCAACCTGCTGGCGGCTATCAATCGGCTGATGGCGAGGACGCTGCTCCGCGCCAGCACTCGCGCGTACGTCTCCACGCGCGTGTGGGAACCGCTGCTCGCGGCCCTGGCGCCCCCGGGGCTCACCTTCACGGTTCTCCCCATCCCATCCACGATTCCCGTCGTCGACGATCCCGAACGGGTTGCGCGCATCCGGCAGGAAGTGGGCGCTGGACGGCCGATTGTCGCGCACTTCGGCACCTATGGCGACCAGATCGGGCCTGCCCTGACGCGAGCGCTCCAGGCGCTGATCGGGTATCGTCCGGACGCCCGCATCCTGCTGCTGGGCAACCGCGGCCCCGACTTCGCCGCTCGGCTGCGTGCAATCGATGAACGGTTCCGCGACAACGTGGTCGCGCCCGGCTATCAATCCCCCGACGACGTTTCTGTTCATCTCCAGGCGGCTGGCGTCGCCATTCAGCCGTACCCGGACGGGGCCGACACGCGTCGGACGACGCTGATGGCGTGCCTGGCGAACGGGGTGCCGACGGTTACGACGCGCGGACCTGGCTGTGGCAGCATCATCTTTAGCCTGGCCGTGTCCCACGCGGCGCCCGGTGACGCGGAGGCACAGGGCGAGCGCGCCGCCAGCCTGCTGACATCCGCACACCTGCTCCTCGAAAGCGGCGACCTCGACGAATTGCGGGCCAACGTGCGCGCCTTCTACCAGCGGGAGTTTGGAATCGGGCGCACGGTGGAGCGCCTGCTGGCGGATGAAGACGGCGGGGCAGCGTGA
- a CDS encoding glycosyltransferase family 4 protein, protein MKILLVGDYPADPLLGSAKVYYKLGESFRELGHECDVLLRPDIGDTPENWRVRQVVSARMTERAIRRAIRERGPYDVVDVASGEGWLFALRREKGGGPAVISRSHGLEHLNYRRTLDDAADGLTSKGWTRRIYYPTVRLPQVAAAARLADALIVLNEGDRNFALDRGWQPRDRVHVVAHGVSERFLADAPPLDAPRGQGVLFCGSWDAVKGAPYLAHAMAILAETGDAPRLTILGPGLPESAVLESFPAAARPFVRVIPRAPEDEVMRHYREHDLLVMCSTYEGFGMVVVEAMSQGLPVIATPVGCAPMVVRDGENGMMVPARDPAALAAAIRRLMVDASSRRRMAGHAGASARQFTWRATAERTLGVYRESVALRSRR, encoded by the coding sequence GTGAAAATCCTTCTCGTCGGTGACTATCCGGCGGACCCGCTGCTGGGATCGGCCAAGGTCTACTACAAGCTGGGGGAGTCGTTTCGCGAGCTGGGGCACGAGTGCGACGTGCTCCTGCGCCCGGACATCGGCGACACGCCCGAGAATTGGCGGGTGCGGCAGGTCGTGTCCGCGCGGATGACGGAGCGGGCCATCCGCCGCGCGATCCGCGAGCGGGGGCCGTACGACGTGGTGGATGTGGCCAGCGGAGAAGGCTGGCTGTTCGCGCTGCGGCGGGAGAAGGGTGGCGGACCGGCCGTCATCAGCCGATCGCATGGGCTGGAGCACCTGAACTACCGGCGCACGCTGGACGACGCGGCAGACGGGCTGACCTCCAAGGGATGGACGCGGCGGATCTACTATCCCACGGTCCGCCTGCCGCAGGTAGCCGCCGCGGCCCGGCTGGCGGACGCGCTCATCGTGCTGAACGAGGGAGATCGGAACTTCGCCCTGGATCGCGGGTGGCAGCCCCGGGACCGCGTGCACGTGGTGGCGCATGGCGTGTCCGAGCGGTTCCTGGCCGACGCGCCGCCGCTGGACGCACCGCGAGGGCAGGGGGTGCTGTTCTGCGGATCGTGGGACGCGGTGAAGGGCGCCCCCTACCTGGCCCACGCAATGGCGATCCTCGCGGAAACGGGCGACGCGCCGCGGCTGACCATCCTGGGCCCCGGGCTTCCAGAATCCGCCGTGCTGGAGTCGTTTCCTGCCGCCGCGCGCCCATTCGTTCGCGTGATCCCGCGCGCCCCCGAGGACGAGGTGATGCGGCACTACCGCGAGCACGACCTGCTGGTGATGTGCTCCACGTACGAGGGCTTCGGGATGGTGGTGGTAGAGGCGATGAGCCAGGGACTCCCGGTGATTGCCACCCCGGTCGGCTGCGCGCCGATGGTGGTGCGCGATGGCGAGAACGGGATGATGGTCCCCGCGCGCGATCCTGCCGCCCTCGCCGCCGCCATCCGCCGGCTGATGGTGGATGCGTCCAGCCGCCGCCGCATGGCGGGCCACGCGGGCGCATCCGCGCGGCAATTCACCTGGCGCGCCACCGCCGAGCGCACGCTTGGAGTCTACCGGGAAAGCGTCGCTCTCCGCTCCCGCCGCTGA
- a CDS encoding patatin-like phospholipase family protein, producing the protein MTELSTTRPSAAKPAPSAVQHPEARPLGPLAISFSGGGYRAAAFHLGTLRLLNRAGLLKDVVGLSTVSGGSIVGMAWTVSLLDGVPFDKFDASFSDFVQRTNVIGLALDDLTSRRAEHQGEMPSLIRSAADVYADPALFGERRFGEVLDAAPERLQLQEAIFNSTEFHTGVDFRFRRSPDPLAPIGNGEYRVGSEVARHIRLADIVAASSCFPGGFEPFVFPQQFHWPADFPLPNALQALGPKFGAPGLPLMDGGIYDNQGVDSLVEVYDKTPAATLLISDVSVDQDNIYNVPAAPRRRGFLTLNRLLLAGWAVFLLTLVSLVVLGMHAAAEHRAGELTGLDVVVYGFVSVLMLVLAGGLAWGRKMAGLAEKKIHDSVGVEAWPALRRLTVPEIISMAGLRAGSLLKLTSSIFMQRVRQLVYDHVYSDEKYTGRRMANAIDVLACDQSELYRAHPWLKPRPALLDNVNRAAKMGTTLWFDQNVQFRPLVDVGEASVCFVLLKHLIEDKPAHAVPGTPANHLFQTLKGEWSKLNEA; encoded by the coding sequence ATGACCGAACTCTCCACCACGCGCCCAAGCGCCGCGAAACCCGCTCCGTCGGCCGTTCAGCACCCCGAAGCGCGCCCGCTGGGGCCACTCGCCATTTCCTTCTCTGGTGGCGGATACCGTGCGGCGGCGTTTCACCTAGGAACGCTGCGCCTGCTGAACCGCGCGGGGCTGCTGAAGGATGTCGTGGGTCTGTCCACCGTCTCCGGTGGGTCCATCGTGGGGATGGCCTGGACGGTCAGCCTGCTGGACGGGGTGCCGTTCGACAAGTTCGACGCGTCCTTTTCGGACTTCGTGCAGCGCACCAACGTGATCGGCCTGGCGCTGGACGACCTCACCTCGCGGCGCGCGGAGCACCAGGGCGAAATGCCCAGCCTGATCCGCTCGGCCGCGGACGTGTACGCCGACCCGGCGCTGTTCGGCGAGCGGCGCTTCGGCGAGGTGCTCGACGCGGCGCCGGAGAGGCTGCAGCTGCAGGAAGCCATCTTCAACTCCACCGAGTTCCACACGGGGGTGGATTTCCGGTTCCGGCGCAGTCCCGACCCGCTCGCCCCCATTGGCAATGGCGAGTACCGCGTGGGCAGCGAGGTGGCACGGCACATCCGCCTCGCCGACATCGTCGCGGCCTCGTCGTGCTTTCCGGGCGGGTTCGAGCCGTTCGTCTTCCCCCAGCAGTTCCACTGGCCCGCCGACTTCCCTCTGCCGAACGCGCTGCAGGCGCTCGGGCCGAAGTTCGGCGCCCCCGGGCTGCCGCTGATGGACGGCGGCATCTACGACAACCAGGGCGTCGATTCGCTCGTGGAGGTGTACGACAAGACCCCCGCGGCCACCCTGCTGATCTCCGACGTCAGCGTAGACCAGGACAACATCTACAACGTGCCCGCGGCGCCCCGGCGCCGCGGGTTCCTGACGCTGAACAGGCTACTGCTGGCGGGATGGGCGGTGTTCCTGCTGACCCTCGTCTCCCTGGTGGTGTTGGGGATGCACGCCGCGGCCGAGCACAGGGCCGGCGAGCTGACCGGGCTGGACGTGGTGGTCTACGGCTTCGTGTCTGTACTGATGCTGGTGCTTGCCGGTGGGCTGGCGTGGGGACGGAAGATGGCGGGGCTGGCGGAAAAGAAGATCCACGACAGCGTGGGCGTGGAGGCATGGCCCGCCCTGCGTCGGCTCACGGTTCCCGAGATCATCTCCATGGCCGGCCTGCGCGCGGGCTCACTGCTGAAGCTCACCTCGTCCATCTTCATGCAGCGCGTGCGGCAGCTGGTGTACGACCACGTCTACAGCGACGAAAAGTACACGGGCAGGCGGATGGCGAACGCCATTGACGTCCTCGCTTGCGACCAGTCCGAGCTGTACAGGGCTCACCCGTGGCTGAAGCCGCGCCCGGCGCTGCTGGACAACGTGAACCGGGCCGCAAAGATGGGGACGACCCTCTGGTTCGATCAGAACGTCCAGTTCCGGCCGCTGGTGGATGTGGGCGAGGCGAGCGTCTGCTTCGTGCTGCTCAAGCACCTGATCGAAGACAAACCCGCTCACGCCGTCCCCGGCACGCCGGCCAACCACCTGTTCCAGACGCTCAAGGGCGAGTGGTCCAAGTTGAACGAGGCCTGA
- a CDS encoding class I SAM-dependent methyltransferase translates to MQKTTGSRRDQMLLFARNFLKHPRMLGSVIPSSRFLIDGLLKHLDFNRARVIVEYGPGVGTITTHVLKRMHPDAKLIVIEMNDDFVRFLRENVPDPRLHVVHGSAADVGPELKKLGHDRADYAISGIPFSTMPPEVRADILQKTNAVLNPQGAFLVYQFSPSIGMHLERAFGQVTRTFEPLNIPPAQLYVARPRAVA, encoded by the coding sequence GTGCAGAAGACGACCGGGTCGCGGCGCGACCAGATGCTGCTGTTCGCCCGCAACTTCCTGAAGCATCCCCGGATGCTGGGAAGCGTGATCCCCAGCTCGCGGTTCCTCATCGACGGGCTGCTGAAGCACCTGGACTTCAACCGTGCCCGGGTGATCGTGGAATATGGGCCGGGCGTGGGCACCATCACTACGCACGTGCTGAAGCGCATGCATCCCGACGCGAAGCTGATCGTCATCGAGATGAACGACGACTTCGTGCGTTTCCTGCGCGAGAACGTGCCCGATCCCCGTCTTCACGTGGTGCACGGCTCCGCCGCCGACGTCGGTCCGGAGCTCAAGAAGCTGGGCCATGACCGGGCCGACTACGCCATCTCGGGGATTCCGTTCAGCACCATGCCGCCCGAAGTGCGCGCCGACATCCTGCAGAAGACCAACGCGGTACTGAACCCGCAGGGCGCCTTCTTGGTGTACCAGTTCTCGCCATCGATCGGAATGCACCTGGAGCGCGCGTTCGGCCAGGTGACGCGCACCTTCGAGCCGCTGAACATTCCCCCGGCGCAGCTGTACGTGGCGCGCCCGCGCGCGGTGGCGTAA
- the pyrR gene encoding bifunctional pyr operon transcriptional regulator/uracil phosphoribosyltransferase PyrR, translating into MAESQRRTLMDAAEVERVLAGMAQEIVRITGGGDLLLVGIERRGVQLADRIAHAISAAGGEAPATGSLDITLYRDDLMTVGPRPVVGQTRLPTGGIDGRHLVIVDDVLYTGRTVRAGLDELADFGRPARILLAVLIDRGERELPIQADVVGRRVEVPRGGRVEVLVPEVDGSLGVELVSPEAAG; encoded by the coding sequence ATGGCAGAGTCCCAGCGCCGCACGCTCATGGACGCCGCCGAGGTGGAGCGGGTCCTGGCGGGCATGGCCCAGGAGATCGTGCGCATCACCGGCGGGGGCGACCTGCTGCTGGTGGGCATCGAGCGCCGCGGCGTGCAGCTGGCCGACCGGATCGCCCACGCCATCTCCGCGGCCGGTGGCGAGGCCCCGGCCACCGGGTCGCTCGACATCACCCTGTACCGCGACGACCTGATGACCGTGGGCCCGCGCCCGGTCGTCGGGCAGACGCGGCTGCCCACCGGCGGCATCGACGGGCGGCACCTGGTGATCGTCGACGACGTGCTGTACACCGGCCGCACCGTACGCGCGGGGCTCGACGAGCTGGCCGACTTCGGCCGGCCGGCGCGCATTCTCCTGGCCGTCCTCATCGACCGCGGCGAGCGCGAGCTGCCCATCCAGGCCGACGTGGTGGGCCGGCGGGTGGAGGTGCCCCGGGGCGGACGGGTGGAGGTGCTGGTTCCCGAGGTGGACGGCAGCCTGGGCGTGGAACTGGTTTCGCCGGAGGCGGCCGGCTGA
- a CDS encoding aspartate carbamoyltransferase catalytic subunit, translated as MAHPTVPYLGKDLLGLEGLSREQITAILDTADNFKEISERPIKKVPVLRGKTIVNAFFENSTRTRISFEFAEKRLAADTVNISSTGSSVAKGETLVDTARNLEAMRIDMVVIRHGASGSAQFLGERIASNVINAGDGKHEHPTQGLLDLLTIRDHRGPLDQLKVCICGDVLHSRVARSNIHGLRKLGAQVAVCGPATLLPACVDELGVTVFRRIEEAIEWADVLNVLRLQLERMKGGFIPSLREYNRVFGVTRERVEAAPRDLLILHPGPMNRGVEIDSDVADGPHSVILQQVTNGVAVRMAVLYLLAGNAPEQSTAVRSTGSAE; from the coding sequence ATGGCGCATCCGACGGTGCCGTACCTGGGCAAGGACCTGCTGGGGCTGGAAGGGCTTTCCCGCGAGCAGATCACGGCCATCCTGGACACGGCCGACAACTTCAAGGAAATCTCGGAGCGGCCCATCAAGAAGGTGCCGGTGCTGCGCGGCAAGACCATCGTCAACGCCTTCTTCGAGAACAGCACCCGCACCCGCATCAGCTTCGAGTTCGCCGAAAAGCGCCTGGCCGCCGACACGGTGAACATCTCCAGCACCGGCTCGTCCGTCGCCAAGGGCGAAACGCTGGTCGACACGGCGCGCAACCTGGAGGCCATGCGCATCGACATGGTGGTCATCCGCCACGGCGCCTCGGGAAGCGCGCAGTTCCTGGGCGAGCGCATCGCCAGCAACGTCATCAACGCGGGCGACGGCAAGCACGAGCACCCCACGCAGGGGCTGCTGGACCTGCTGACCATCCGCGACCACCGCGGCCCGCTGGACCAGCTGAAGGTGTGCATCTGCGGCGACGTGCTTCACTCGCGCGTGGCGCGCTCCAACATCCACGGGCTGCGGAAGCTGGGCGCGCAGGTGGCCGTCTGCGGCCCCGCGACGCTGCTCCCGGCCTGTGTCGACGAGCTGGGCGTCACCGTGTTCCGGCGCATCGAAGAGGCGATCGAGTGGGCCGACGTGCTCAACGTCCTTCGCCTGCAGCTGGAGCGGATGAAGGGCGGCTTCATCCCCTCGCTGCGCGAGTACAACCGCGTCTTCGGCGTCACGCGCGAGCGGGTGGAGGCTGCCCCGCGCGACCTCCTGATCCTTCATCCCGGCCCCATGAACCGCGGCGTGGAAATCGACAGCGACGTGGCGGATGGCCCCCACAGCGTGATCCTTCAGCAGGTGACCAACGGCGTGGCGGTGCGGATGGCGGTGCTGTACCTCCTGGCCGGCAACGCGCCGGAGCAGTCCACCGCGGTGCGTTCCACGGGGAGCGCCGAATGA
- a CDS encoding dihydroorotase: MRPLLIRGGRVVDPSQKLDAVGDVLLADGRVAAIGERLDAPEGAETLDASGLVVAPGLIDVHVHLREPGQEHKETIRSGARAAAAGGFTAVVAMPNTDPPVDDPAAVGFVRAQGMAAGAARVFPTGCITVGQLGEQLTEFGEMMAAGAVAVTDDGKPVVSGGMLRMALEYALTFDLPVAVHEEDPTLSRHGSMNEGIIASRLGLTGIPNAAEDVMIARDLMLAELTGGRLHVQHVSTRRGVELIREAKARGVRVTAEGTPHHFTLTDAAVEAYRTDAKMNPPLRSAADRDAVRQGVADGTLCVIATDHAPHHYDEKEQAFEDAPNGIVGLETALGLSYTELVETGLMELATLIERMSCAPARSMSLAGLGSLAVDSLADVTILDPRIEWTVDPRTFLSMSRNTPFGGRQLRCRAVMTIVGGKTAWQLEGKQG; the protein is encoded by the coding sequence ATGAGGCCCCTGCTGATCCGGGGCGGCCGCGTGGTGGACCCCTCGCAGAAGCTGGACGCCGTCGGCGACGTGCTGCTGGCGGACGGGCGCGTCGCTGCAATCGGCGAACGGCTCGACGCGCCGGAGGGCGCCGAGACGCTGGACGCGTCCGGCCTCGTCGTCGCCCCCGGCCTGATCGACGTGCACGTGCACCTGCGCGAGCCGGGGCAGGAGCACAAGGAGACCATCCGCTCCGGCGCGCGCGCGGCCGCGGCGGGCGGGTTCACCGCCGTCGTGGCGATGCCCAACACCGATCCCCCCGTGGACGATCCCGCCGCGGTCGGCTTCGTCCGGGCGCAGGGGATGGCCGCCGGCGCCGCGCGCGTCTTCCCCACCGGGTGCATCACCGTGGGGCAGCTGGGCGAGCAGCTCACCGAGTTCGGCGAGATGATGGCGGCGGGCGCCGTGGCGGTGACGGACGACGGCAAGCCCGTGGTCAGCGGCGGGATGCTGCGGATGGCGCTGGAATACGCGCTCACGTTCGACCTGCCCGTGGCCGTCCACGAGGAAGATCCCACGCTGTCGCGGCACGGGTCGATGAACGAGGGGATCATCGCCAGCCGCCTGGGACTGACGGGCATTCCCAACGCGGCCGAGGACGTGATGATCGCCCGCGACCTGATGCTCGCCGAGCTCACCGGCGGGCGGCTCCACGTGCAGCACGTTTCCACCCGCCGCGGCGTGGAGCTGATCCGCGAGGCCAAGGCGCGCGGGGTCCGGGTGACGGCGGAAGGTACGCCCCACCACTTCACCCTGACGGACGCGGCGGTGGAGGCGTACCGCACCGACGCCAAGATGAACCCGCCCCTCCGCTCGGCCGCCGACCGCGACGCGGTGCGGCAGGGCGTGGCGGACGGAACGCTGTGCGTGATCGCCACGGACCACGCGCCCCACCACTACGACGAAAAGGAGCAGGCCTTCGAGGACGCTCCCAACGGCATCGTGGGGCTGGAGACGGCGCTGGGGCTGAGCTACACGGAGCTGGTGGAGACGGGGCTGATGGAACTGGCCACGCTGATCGAGCGGATGAGCTGCGCGCCCGCACGGTCGATGTCGCTGGCGGGGCTGGGATCGCTGGCCGTGGACAGCCTGGCGGACGTGACGATCCTGGACCCCCGCATCGAGTGGACGGTAGATCCGCGGACCTTTTTGTCCATGAGCCGCAACACGCCGTTCGGAGGGCGCCAGCTGCGCTGCCGGGCGGTGATGACCATCGTGGGTGGCAAAACCGCCTGGCAGCTGGAAGGGAAGCAGGGATGA
- a CDS encoding 3'-5' exoribonuclease YhaM family protein, whose product MREVVPRPFLPPRVDPRAFCGPAYPWPRVCDLRDDGREVIACYVVHEKNRRETKAGKPFLEFVLGDASGSVAAMMWDDAERCDRLVAADDVVGVRARVGSYREKLQLTISFIEPLEVSDDDLAMFLPASPRDRGQMCRELDALIATVSDPPLRTLLARCVGGKTPLGRTFRIHPAAKRNHHAYLGGLLEHSLSVARAADRMCAHYREQGAVLDRDLLVAAALLHDVGKVKELAARRTFSYTDEGQLLGHILLGLQMVTREAESIPGFRPDQLLHLQHLIASHQGKLEWASPKIPMTLEAILLHAADELDAKMNSGMAMVSALEPGAWTGFDRHLERALYRPPEPLGDAPPPAVLEPVSPQAFVKDVMLDMFRG is encoded by the coding sequence ATGAGGGAAGTGGTGCCCAGGCCGTTCCTGCCGCCGCGCGTGGACCCGCGCGCGTTCTGCGGGCCGGCGTACCCGTGGCCGCGCGTGTGCGACCTTCGCGACGACGGCCGCGAGGTGATCGCGTGCTACGTGGTGCACGAGAAGAACCGGCGCGAGACCAAGGCCGGCAAGCCGTTCCTGGAGTTCGTCCTGGGCGACGCCTCCGGCAGCGTGGCCGCCATGATGTGGGACGACGCCGAGCGCTGCGACCGCCTCGTCGCGGCCGACGACGTGGTGGGCGTGCGCGCCCGCGTGGGCAGCTACCGCGAAAAGCTTCAGCTGACCATCAGCTTCATCGAGCCGCTGGAGGTATCGGACGACGACCTGGCGATGTTCCTCCCCGCGTCCCCGCGCGACCGCGGGCAGATGTGCCGGGAGCTGGACGCGCTGATCGCCACCGTCTCCGATCCTCCGCTGCGGACGCTGCTGGCGCGGTGCGTGGGGGGCAAGACGCCGCTGGGGCGCACCTTCCGCATCCACCCCGCCGCCAAGCGCAACCACCACGCGTACCTGGGCGGGCTGCTGGAGCACTCGCTGTCCGTCGCCAGGGCGGCGGACCGGATGTGCGCGCACTACCGCGAGCAGGGCGCCGTGTTGGACCGCGACCTGCTGGTGGCGGCCGCGCTGCTGCACGACGTCGGCAAGGTGAAGGAGCTGGCGGCGCGCCGCACCTTTTCGTATACGGACGAGGGGCAGCTGCTGGGGCACATTCTGCTGGGGCTGCAGATGGTGACGCGCGAGGCCGAGAGCATTCCCGGCTTCCGGCCCGACCAGCTGCTTCACCTGCAGCACCTGATCGCGAGCCACCAGGGCAAGCTGGAGTGGGCCAGCCCCAAGATTCCCATGACGCTCGAAGCCATCCTCCTTCACGCGGCCGACGAGCTGGACGCCAAGATGAACTCGGGGATGGCGATGGTGTCGGCGCTGGAGCCTGGCGCCTGGACGGGCTTCGACCGGCACCTGGAGCGCGCCCTGTACCGCCCGCCCGAGCCCCTGGGCGACGCGCCGCCCCCGGCGGTGCTGGAGCCCGTTTCGCCCCAGGCGTTCGTGAAGGACGTGATGCTCGACATGTTCCGCGGCTGA